In Meiothermus ruber DSM 1279, the following proteins share a genomic window:
- a CDS encoding P-II family nitrogen regulator, which yields MALVSLKLVTIIAEGFLEEKLVRDIKRLGAKGYTITDARGEGSRGVRASEWEGSNIRLETIVSPAVAERILNHLAEVYFANYAVIAFVENVEVVRGDKYT from the coding sequence ATGGCCTTGGTTTCACTCAAACTGGTCACCATCATCGCCGAGGGGTTTCTAGAAGAAAAGCTGGTGCGGGACATCAAGAGGCTCGGGGCCAAAGGCTACACCATTACGGATGCCCGGGGCGAGGGCAGCCGGGGGGTGCGGGCCAGCGAGTGGGAGGGCAGCAACATCCGCCTCGAGACCATCGTAAGCCCCGCTGTGGCTGAGAGAATCCTGAACCACCTGGCCGAAGTGTATTTTGCCAACTACGCCGTGATTGCCTTTGTGGAGAACGTCGAGGTGGTGCGGGGTGATAAATACACCTAG
- a CDS encoding sodium-dependent bicarbonate transport family permease: MDTLELLRINLLSPAVLAFALGIVATLVKSDLKIPDALYTTLSIYLLLSIGLKGGAALATTPFVEVWKPALATLALSVITPLLSYAVLRRLGRFDVVNAAAIAAHYGSVSAVTFIAATTFMQAAKQPVEGFLPTLVAILEVPAIVIALLIARRSLGGGSLAEAVREIFAGKSVLLLVGGSVMGFLTGPEGLKQVAAVFVDPFRGVLVLFLLELGMIAAKRLRDLRSVGGFLVGFGIVMPLIQGSLGVWLGSLAGMSVGGAMVLGTMAASASYIAAPAAVRIALPQANPSYYLTASLGITFPFNLTLGIPIYYAISRWLHGGS; encoded by the coding sequence GTGGATACGCTGGAATTGCTCCGTATCAACCTACTCTCCCCTGCCGTGCTGGCCTTTGCTCTGGGCATCGTGGCCACCCTGGTCAAGTCCGATCTAAAAATTCCCGATGCACTCTACACCACCCTCTCAATCTATCTGCTGCTCTCCATCGGGCTCAAAGGAGGAGCTGCCCTTGCCACCACACCTTTTGTCGAGGTATGGAAGCCCGCGCTGGCCACGCTGGCTTTAAGCGTGATCACCCCACTCCTCTCCTATGCTGTCCTGCGCCGCCTGGGGCGCTTTGATGTGGTCAACGCAGCGGCCATCGCCGCCCACTACGGCTCGGTCTCGGCGGTTACCTTCATTGCCGCCACCACCTTCATGCAAGCCGCAAAACAGCCGGTGGAAGGCTTTCTGCCCACACTGGTAGCCATTTTGGAGGTTCCGGCCATCGTAATTGCCCTGCTAATTGCCCGTCGAAGCCTGGGGGGTGGCTCGCTGGCCGAGGCGGTACGGGAAATTTTCGCCGGCAAGAGCGTTTTGCTGCTGGTAGGGGGTTCGGTGATGGGGTTCCTGACCGGGCCCGAGGGCCTCAAGCAGGTAGCAGCGGTGTTCGTGGATCCTTTCCGCGGTGTGCTGGTGCTGTTTTTGCTCGAGCTGGGAATGATAGCGGCCAAACGCCTGCGCGACTTGCGCTCGGTGGGGGGCTTTTTGGTTGGTTTTGGAATTGTTATGCCGCTAATCCAGGGCAGCCTGGGGGTGTGGCTGGGCAGCCTGGCCGGCATGTCGGTGGGCGGTGCCATGGTGCTGGGCACCATGGCCGCAAGCGCCTCGTATATTGCCGCTCCAGCAGCGGTGCGCATCGCCCTGCCCCAGGCCAACCCCAGCTATTATCTGACCGCCTCGTTGGGCATCACCTTTCCCTTCAATCTGACCCTGGGCATCCCCATCTACTACGCCATTTCTCGCTGGCTGCATGGAGGTAGCTAA
- a CDS encoding acyl-CoA thioesterase — translation MESRRRFSHRITVQECDIDSLGHVNNTVYLRYIEDCVTAHAQSVGMSLSRLRQLGVVPVVHRHTITYHRPAHLGEELEVSTEIVNFSSFRATRHNRIVRAGVLLVSCETDWVWIDPLRQRPKSAPLEVQEAFGLA, via the coding sequence ATGGAGTCCAGAAGGCGATTCAGTCATCGAATCACGGTGCAGGAGTGTGATATAGACAGCCTGGGACACGTCAACAACACCGTCTACCTGCGCTATATCGAAGATTGCGTAACAGCCCACGCTCAAAGCGTGGGCATGAGTCTATCGCGTCTGCGCCAACTGGGGGTTGTTCCAGTGGTGCACCGGCATACCATCACCTACCACCGCCCGGCCCATCTAGGCGAAGAGCTCGAGGTCAGCACTGAAATCGTAAATTTCAGCAGCTTCCGGGCCACCCGCCACAACCGGATAGTTCGCGCCGGGGTCTTGCTGGTCTCGTGCGAGACCGACTGGGTCTGGATCGACCCCTTGCGCCAGCGCCCCAAATCGGCGCCCCTGGAGGTTCAAGAGGCGTTTGGGCTGGCCTGA
- a CDS encoding NADP-dependent isocitrate dehydrogenase, with translation MSKTPITVAYGDGIGPEIMQATLQILEAGGAQLEPEVIEIGESVYRRGHTSGIEERAWESLRRTRVFLKAPITTPQGGGYKSLNVTVRKTLGLYANVRPVQSYEPFVTTKHKSIDLVIVRENEEDLYAGIEHQQTDEVVQCLKLISRPGTERIVRYAYEFARRNGRKKVTCITKDNIMKLTDGLFHRVFDEIGQEYPELQKEHMIVDIGAARLAEMPERFDVILAPNLYGDILSDIAAEVAGSVGLAGSANVGDDCAMFEAVHGSAPDIAGKGIANPSGLLQGAILMLVHIGQPEAAARIKNAWLKTLEDGIHTADIYDERVSVKKVGTAEFAQAVIERLGQQPERLRPAKFGEASKQPMVPLMVRNPKPAKKELVGIDVFFNWRGTKPEELAKLLEPLSTEKFKLTLITNRGVKVWPGGFPETFRTDHWRGRFMAQQGTPNHHDIVELLGKIAAAGMDFIKTEHLYNFDGKPGYSLGQGQ, from the coding sequence ATGAGCAAAACACCCATTACGGTAGCTTATGGCGATGGTATCGGCCCGGAGATCATGCAAGCCACGCTGCAAATCCTAGAAGCCGGAGGGGCACAGCTCGAGCCCGAGGTTATCGAGATCGGCGAGAGCGTCTACCGGCGTGGGCACACCAGCGGCATCGAGGAGAGGGCCTGGGAAAGCTTACGTCGCACCAGGGTCTTCTTAAAGGCTCCCATCACCACCCCCCAGGGCGGGGGCTACAAGAGCCTCAACGTGACGGTGCGCAAAACCCTGGGGCTATATGCCAACGTGCGCCCGGTACAGAGCTACGAGCCTTTCGTCACCACCAAGCACAAATCCATCGACCTGGTGATTGTGCGGGAAAACGAGGAAGACCTTTACGCCGGCATCGAACACCAGCAGACCGACGAGGTGGTGCAGTGCTTGAAGCTCATCTCCCGCCCCGGCACCGAGCGCATCGTGCGGTATGCCTACGAGTTTGCCCGGCGCAATGGGCGCAAGAAGGTCACCTGCATCACCAAGGACAACATCATGAAGCTCACCGATGGGCTATTCCATCGGGTCTTCGACGAGATTGGGCAGGAGTACCCCGAGCTGCAAAAGGAGCACATGATTGTGGATATCGGCGCAGCCCGCCTGGCCGAGATGCCCGAGCGCTTCGACGTAATTCTGGCGCCCAACCTATACGGCGACATCCTCTCGGACATCGCCGCCGAGGTGGCCGGCTCGGTGGGGCTGGCCGGCTCCGCCAATGTGGGTGACGACTGCGCCATGTTCGAGGCGGTGCATGGGAGCGCACCCGATATCGCCGGTAAGGGCATCGCCAACCCCTCCGGCCTGTTGCAGGGGGCGATCCTCATGCTGGTGCACATCGGGCAGCCTGAGGCCGCCGCCCGCATCAAAAACGCCTGGCTCAAGACCTTGGAGGACGGCATCCACACCGCCGATATCTACGACGAACGGGTCAGTGTCAAAAAGGTGGGCACCGCTGAGTTTGCCCAGGCCGTGATTGAACGGCTGGGCCAGCAACCCGAGCGCCTGCGCCCGGCCAAGTTTGGCGAGGCCAGCAAACAACCCATGGTACCGCTGATGGTTCGCAACCCCAAGCCGGCTAAAAAAGAACTGGTTGGGATTGACGTGTTTTTCAACTGGCGCGGCACCAAACCCGAGGAGCTGGCCAAGCTGCTCGAGCCCCTCTCCACCGAGAAGTTCAAGCTCACCCTGATCACCAACCGGGGCGTAAAGGTATGGCCGGGGGGCTTTCCCGAAACCTTCCGCACCGACCACTGGCGCGGGCGGTTCATGGCCCAGCAGGGCACCCCCAACCACCACGACATTGTGGAACTGCTAGGCAAAATTGCTGCTGCCGGCATGGACTTCATCAAAACCGAACATCTTTACAACTTCGACGGCAAGCCGGGGTACTCGCTGGGGCAGGGGCAGTAG
- the purE gene encoding 5-(carboxyamino)imidazole ribonucleotide mutase, which yields MELPRHPLVGLIMGSRSDWETMQHAAQVLEQLQVPHEVRVVSAHRTPDLLFEYAEQAEARGLEVIIAGAGGAAHLPGMTAAKTRLPVLGVPVESRILKGLDSLLSIVQMPAGVPVGTLAIGRAGAINAALLAVSILANKYPRCKEALERFRKTQMEAVLAEPDPRTAR from the coding sequence ATGGAGCTACCTCGTCATCCTTTGGTGGGCCTGATTATGGGCTCGAGGTCGGACTGGGAAACCATGCAGCACGCTGCACAGGTCTTAGAGCAGCTACAGGTGCCGCATGAGGTGCGGGTGGTCTCGGCCCATCGGACTCCGGACTTGCTTTTTGAATACGCCGAACAGGCCGAGGCGCGGGGCCTCGAGGTCATCATTGCCGGGGCCGGGGGCGCGGCGCACCTGCCGGGCATGACCGCGGCCAAGACCCGCCTGCCGGTGCTGGGGGTTCCGGTGGAGTCCAGAATCCTCAAAGGGCTGGACTCGCTGCTGTCCATCGTGCAGATGCCGGCTGGGGTGCCGGTGGGTACCCTGGCGATTGGCCGCGCCGGCGCGATTAATGCGGCGCTGCTGGCGGTCAGCATCCTGGCCAATAAATATCCCCGCTGCAAAGAAGCCCTCGAGCGGTTCCGTAAGACCCAGATGGAGGCGGTGCTGGCCGAGCCGGATCCCCGCACCGCCCGATAA